One Methylobacterium sp. 77 DNA window includes the following coding sequences:
- a CDS encoding SH3 domain-containing protein, translated as MRSLLILALTLAAAQALAETGAFRVDGLPRGDALSIRETPDASAPVLGQAPEGARLRGFGCTNETPSGLTWCRVKAGPILGWARRRYLAPD; from the coding sequence ATGCGGTCCCTTCTCATCCTGGCGCTCACCCTGGCAGCGGCTCAGGCCCTCGCCGAGACCGGCGCCTTCCGCGTCGACGGCCTACCGCGTGGCGATGCCTTGAGCATCCGCGAGACGCCGGATGCCTCGGCCCCCGTTCTCGGACAGGCCCCGGAAGGGGCGCGCCTGCGCGGCTTCGGCTGCACCAACGAGACGCCGAGCGGGCTGACATGGTGCCGCGTCAAGGCCGGCCCGATCCTCGGCTGGGCGCGGCGACGCTACCTCGCGCCGGATTGA